The following proteins are encoded in a genomic region of Neovison vison isolate M4711 chromosome 12, ASM_NN_V1, whole genome shotgun sequence:
- the GPRC5A gene encoding retinoic acid-induced protein 3 — translation MATTSPPGCRSSLAARYHRLCDTTEIWGIVLEAVAAVGAVTSVAFMFALLILVCKVQDSNRRKVLPTQFLFLLGVLGIFGLTFAFIIQLDGSTGPTRFFLFGVLFSLCFSCLLAHAFNLTKLVHGRRPLSLLVMLALAVGLSLVQDIIAAEYLILTMNRTNIAIFSELSASRRNEDFVMLLIYVLFLMALTCLMSCFIFCGAFSGWKRHGVHIFLTMLLSIAIWVAWITLLLISTFGPTWDDTILSSALVANGWVFLLAYIAPEFRLLTKQRNPMDYPVEDTFCKPQLMKQSYGVENRAYSQEEITQGLEELGDTLYAPYSTHFQLQNRTSQKDFSIPRAQTRISPYNDYEGRKDGS, via the exons ATGGCCACCACATCCCCTCCTGGTTGCCGCTCCAGCCTGGCCGCCAGGTACCACAGACTCTGTGATACAACTGAAATCTGGGGCATTGTCCTAGAAGCAGTGGCCGCGGTTGGGGCCGTGACCTCAGTGGCCTTCATGTTCGCTCTCCTGATTCTCGTCTGCAAGGTGCAAGACTCCAACAGGCGAAAAGTGCTCCCGACCCAgttcctcttcctcctgggcGTTCTGGGGATCTTCGGCCTCACCTTCGCCTTCATTATCCAGCTCGACGGCAGCACCGGGCCCACCCGTTTCTTCCTCTTCGgggtcctcttctccctctgcttctcctgcctcctgGCTCACGCTTTCAACCTGACGAAGCTGGTGCACGGGAGGAGGCCCCTGTCCTTGCTGGTGATGCTGGCCCTGGCCGTGGGCCTCAGCCTCGTGCAGGACATCATTGCCGCGGAGTACCTCATCCTCACCATGAACAGGACCAACATTGCCATTTTCTCTGAGCTTTCAGCCTCTCGGCGCAATGAAGACTTTGTCATGTTGCTCATCTACGTCCTCTTCCTGATGGCGCTGACATGCCTCATGTCCTGCTTCATCTTCTGTGGGGCCTTCAGCGGCTGGAAGAGACATGGGGTCCACATCTTCCTCACCATGCTTCTCTCCATCGCCATCTGGGTGGCGTGGATCACCCTGCTCCTGATTTCCACCTTTGGCCCCACGTGGGATGATACCATCCTCAGCTCGGCCTTGGTGGCCAATGGCTGGGTGTTCCTGTTGGCTTACATTGCCCCCGAGTTTCGGCTGCTTACAAAGCAACGGAACCCCATGGATTACCCAGTTGAGGATACGTTTTGTAAACCTCAACTCATGAAGCAGAGCTATGGTGTGGAGAACAGAGCCTACTCTCAAGAGGAAATCACCCAAG gTCTTGAAGAGCTAGGGGATACACTCTACGCTCCTTATTCGACCCATTTTCAGCTGCAG AATCGGACCTCCCAAAAGGATTTCTCCATCCCACGGGCCCAGACTCGGATTAGCCCTTACAATGactatgaaggaaggaaagatggcagTTAG